A single genomic interval of Agromyces cerinus harbors:
- a CDS encoding PH domain-containing protein, with protein MSVFGFDPRVERHLIADEGEVIVDEVRKHWAAVVGAVLEMCAAVPALILLAWVPQQLYWFPFFLALFLFLHGLWRVLQARMDRFVITNMRVFRVHGILSQRIATMPISRILDISVHTPLIGRVFGYGHFVFESAAQDQGLREIRFVGSPDQRGATIQRVIQRSGLRGPARQMGRSEQFDTAPTPTPAPQRYDPAPQPDRYDTTPQRDPNDTAEMPWWRS; from the coding sequence ATGAGCGTGTTCGGATTCGATCCGCGCGTCGAGCGCCACCTCATCGCAGATGAGGGCGAGGTGATCGTCGACGAGGTGCGCAAGCACTGGGCCGCGGTCGTCGGTGCGGTGCTCGAGATGTGCGCGGCCGTTCCCGCACTGATCCTGCTGGCCTGGGTGCCGCAGCAGTTGTACTGGTTCCCCTTCTTCCTCGCGCTCTTCCTCTTCCTGCACGGGCTCTGGCGGGTGCTGCAGGCCCGCATGGACCGCTTCGTGATCACGAACATGCGCGTGTTCCGCGTGCACGGCATCCTGTCGCAGCGCATCGCGACCATGCCGATCTCCCGCATCCTCGACATCTCGGTGCACACCCCCCTCATCGGCCGGGTGTTCGGCTACGGCCACTTCGTCTTCGAGTCGGCCGCGCAGGACCAGGGGCTCCGCGAGATCCGCTTCGTGGGGTCGCCCGACCAGCGCGGCGCCACGATCCAGCGCGTCATCCAGCGCTCGGGCCTGCGCGGCCCCGCCCGTCAGATGGGCCGCAGCGAGCAGTTCGACACGGCGCCCACGCCGACGCCGGCGCCGCAGCGCTACGACCCTGCGCCGCAGCCCGATCGCTACGACACGACCCCGCAGCGCGACCCGAACGACACCGCCGAGATGCCCTGGTGGCGGTCGTAG
- a CDS encoding LacI family DNA-binding transcriptional regulator: MAGIEEVARLAGVSTATVSRALSGRGHVSPGSKAKVEEAAARLGYVVSSNASSLASGRTRNIGVVVPFLNRWFFSSVLEGAQQALLRRGYDLTLYNLSGDGQERSSVFEHFLLRQRVDAVIAVSLELTEPEVARLHELGKPLVGVGGPIPGVRTLTIDDVAVARLATEHLIGLGHTRIAHIGGDLEFDMDFHLPTNRRIGYEGALRDAGLDVDPRLFAPADFTIRGGYHAAKQLLGAPHGRPTAIFAASDEMAIGSILAARDLGLVVPRDVSIAGIDDHDLSDFFGLTTVAQFPRVQGEMAVEILMDQLEPGKADAATPAATPLPYELQVRSSTARPPA; the protein is encoded by the coding sequence ATGGCCGGCATCGAAGAGGTCGCGAGACTCGCAGGAGTCTCCACCGCGACGGTCTCGCGCGCGCTCAGCGGCCGCGGCCACGTCTCCCCCGGGTCGAAGGCCAAGGTCGAAGAGGCCGCGGCCCGGCTCGGCTACGTCGTCTCCTCCAACGCCTCGAGCCTCGCGTCGGGTCGCACCCGCAACATCGGCGTCGTCGTGCCGTTCCTGAACCGCTGGTTCTTCTCCTCGGTGCTGGAGGGCGCCCAGCAGGCGCTGCTCCGCCGCGGATACGACCTCACCCTCTACAACCTGTCGGGCGACGGCCAGGAGCGCTCGAGCGTGTTCGAGCACTTCCTGCTGCGCCAGCGCGTCGACGCGGTCATCGCCGTCTCCCTCGAACTCACCGAGCCCGAGGTCGCACGCCTGCACGAGCTCGGCAAGCCGCTCGTCGGCGTCGGCGGCCCGATCCCGGGCGTGCGCACCCTCACGATCGATGACGTCGCCGTCGCCCGGCTCGCGACCGAGCACCTCATCGGCCTCGGCCACACCCGCATCGCCCACATCGGCGGCGACCTCGAGTTCGACATGGACTTCCACCTGCCGACCAACCGCCGCATCGGCTACGAGGGCGCGCTGCGCGACGCCGGCCTCGACGTCGACCCGCGACTCTTCGCGCCGGCCGACTTCACGATCCGCGGCGGCTACCACGCCGCGAAGCAGCTGCTCGGCGCCCCGCACGGCCGGCCCACCGCGATCTTCGCGGCATCCGATGAGATGGCCATCGGCTCGATCCTCGCCGCCCGCGACCTCGGTCTCGTCGTGCCGCGCGACGTCTCGATCGCGGGCATCGACGACCACGACCTCTCCGACTTCTTCGGCCTCACGACCGTCGCGCAGTTCCCGCGAGTACAGGGCGAGATGGCGGTCGAGATCCTGATGGACCAGCTCGAGCCGGGCAAGGCGGATGCCGCGACGCCCGCCGCCACTCCCCTGCCGTACGAGTTGCAGGTGCGCTCGTCGACGGCCCGCCCGCCGGCCTGA
- a CDS encoding YajQ family cyclic di-GMP-binding protein translates to MADATFDIVSKVDQMEADNALHQAQKEVAQRYDFKNVGASIEQSGEKVLIKANSEERAKAILEVYEAKLIKRGISLRSLDAGEPFPSGKEFRIETTMKAGIDSENAKKINKIIRDEAPKSVKSQTQGDEVRVSSKSRDDLQATMALLKGKDLEVALQFVNFR, encoded by the coding sequence ATGGCTGATGCAACGTTCGACATCGTTTCCAAGGTCGACCAGATGGAGGCCGACAACGCCCTCCACCAGGCGCAGAAAGAGGTCGCGCAGCGCTACGACTTCAAGAACGTCGGCGCGTCGATCGAGCAGTCCGGCGAGAAGGTGCTGATCAAGGCCAACAGCGAGGAGCGCGCGAAGGCGATCCTCGAGGTCTACGAGGCCAAGCTCATCAAGCGCGGCATCTCGCTGCGTTCGCTCGACGCCGGGGAGCCGTTCCCGTCGGGCAAGGAGTTCCGCATCGAGACCACGATGAAGGCCGGCATCGACTCCGAGAACGCGAAGAAGATCAACAAGATCATCCGCGACGAGGCGCCGAAGAGCGTGAAGAGCCAGACGCAGGGCGATGAGGTACGGGTCTCCTCGAAGAGCCGCGACGACCTGCAAGCGACGATGGCGCTGCTCAAGGGCAAGGACCTCGAGGTCGCCCTGCAGTTCGTCAACTTCCGCTAG
- a CDS encoding type IV toxin-antitoxin system AbiEi family antitoxin domain-containing protein, with the protein MPHGLIVNEDGFILARDARAAGRASSIDRALAADEIERVRRGVYAVRCEPDPTMSKAEHRARAYRQQVRAAARR; encoded by the coding sequence ATGCCCCACGGACTGATCGTCAACGAGGATGGTTTCATCCTGGCCCGCGACGCCCGAGCCGCGGGGCGAGCATCGAGCATCGATCGCGCGCTCGCCGCCGACGAGATCGAACGGGTGCGGCGGGGCGTCTACGCCGTCCGGTGCGAGCCCGACCCGACGATGAGCAAGGCCGAGCACCGTGCCCGGGCCTATCGGCAGCAGGTGCGGGCCGCAGCCCGACGCTGA
- a CDS encoding alpha/beta hydrolase: protein MAEPEHPETGDPETWRPDVLGAGFEQLTLPLGTDNEGEVVATLVRHRPPWRLRLTRGAASGADVLYVHGWSDYFFNPGLAEYWSNAGARFYALDLRKYGRSLRPGQTPGFITDLADYDADIAAALAAMGHGAPDGSDGADASSRGSNGRPLILLGHSTGGLTLSLWAARHRGRAAAIVLNSPWLEFQASRVGREALAPVIGWGAKVNPLAPLPNVDLGFYTRTVAKEFDGEWEYNHDWRPDRGFTVHPAWLNAVLAGHATVASRIDVGAPVLTLLSKRSTLQARWDPAMASSDIVLVVDEVAERTLRLSQVGAVARIDGALHDVFLSRAPVREAAYAAITQWLRGYAPHRR from the coding sequence ATGGCGGAGCCCGAGCACCCCGAAACCGGCGACCCCGAGACCTGGCGACCCGACGTGCTCGGCGCGGGGTTCGAGCAGCTCACCCTGCCGCTCGGCACCGACAACGAGGGCGAGGTCGTGGCCACCCTCGTGCGGCACCGGCCGCCGTGGCGCCTGCGATTGACGCGAGGCGCGGCATCCGGAGCCGACGTGCTCTACGTGCACGGCTGGAGCGACTACTTCTTCAACCCCGGTCTCGCCGAATACTGGTCGAACGCCGGCGCGCGGTTCTACGCACTCGACCTGCGCAAGTACGGTCGCAGCCTGCGCCCCGGCCAGACGCCCGGGTTCATCACCGACCTCGCCGACTACGACGCCGACATCGCCGCCGCGCTCGCCGCGATGGGTCACGGTGCGCCCGACGGATCCGATGGCGCGGATGCCTCGTCGCGGGGCAGCAACGGGCGACCGCTCATCCTGCTCGGCCACTCGACGGGTGGGCTCACGCTCAGCCTCTGGGCCGCGCGGCATCGCGGGCGTGCCGCGGCGATCGTGCTCAACAGCCCGTGGCTCGAGTTCCAGGCGAGCAGAGTGGGGCGCGAGGCGCTCGCGCCGGTCATCGGCTGGGGTGCCAAGGTGAACCCGCTCGCGCCGCTGCCGAACGTCGACCTCGGCTTCTACACGCGCACCGTCGCGAAGGAGTTCGACGGCGAGTGGGAGTACAACCACGACTGGCGGCCCGATCGCGGGTTCACGGTGCATCCGGCCTGGCTGAACGCGGTGCTCGCCGGGCACGCCACCGTCGCCTCGCGCATCGATGTGGGCGCGCCGGTGCTCACGCTGCTGTCGAAGCGGTCGACGCTGCAGGCACGGTGGGACCCGGCCATGGCGTCGAGCGACATCGTGCTCGTCGTCGACGAGGTCGCCGAGCGCACGCTGCGGCTCAGCCAGGTCGGCGCCGTGGCGCGCATCGACGGGGCGCTGCACGACGTGTTCCTGTCGCGCGCGCCCGTGCGCGAGGCCGCGTACGCCGCGATCACGCAGTGGCTGCGCGGCTACGCCCCCCACCGCCGCTGA